A single genomic interval of Daucus carota subsp. sativus chromosome 1, DH1 v3.0, whole genome shotgun sequence harbors:
- the LOC108201634 gene encoding uncharacterized protein LOC108201634, with product MASSHRIINWLEEHPELREHVKNQEDRANCWAIVVARAIGARHTIHKRVKALRWLLSAQYLMENFWHDRSSDIQNGSNGREARDPYGNYPLNAQFALEYVTQKGMPYEEDYPYTGSFDRSEPIKDTSKLNKVYISSFSFLGCTSDGEATKEAIYQALLNGGPLIGTVEPTRLFFNLKGGILRPEDDSVSSYNPSNGDSTSEGEADEAEEEADEAEEEADEADEEGDEADEEGDKADEEGDEAEEEGDEAEEEGDKADEEGDEAGSPKSQSHNIDNVGTGADILESESHNSDDPGIISHLILVVGMDFERNTFLVQNSLGRKWGIDGVGTMDCELVYDILDIDINDDRNRGFVGPTSSSSHKQQRELKRLGRRTISGQCLPQKTPERDFRIRISGLEIYNENVKDLLNSDSGHNAKLLDDPEKGTVVEKLVEETANDDQHLKSLIRIFEAQRQVGETAPNDTSSRSHQIIRLTIESTLRENSNCVRSYVARLNFVDLAGSERASQTNPDGVRLREGCHINLSLMTLTTVIRKLSVGKRSGHIPYRDSKLTLTLQHSLGDNARTAIICTLSPVSGHVEQSRNTLFFATRAKEVTNNAQVNMVISDKQLIKHLQKEVARLEAARTPDPLSEKDYKIQQMEKEIEELRIQRDLAQSQVDELRRKLQEPQVLQPTESRSPNVLPSCNTKSNYLSARCLSWRQMKQQGMTGRMRTCLKYKSLQYHGLLLLGNKGRRSLRYTWKSSLSD from the exons ATGGCGTCTTCCCACCGAATAATAAACTGGTTGGAAGAGCATCCAGAACTCAGGGAACATGTGAAAAATCAAGAGGATCGAG CCAATTGTTGGGCTATTGTGGTAGCTAGGGCCATAGGAGCGCGGCATACTATCCACAAAAGGGTAAAGGCGTTACGATGGCTCCTATCTGCCCAATACCTGATGGAAAATTTTTGGCACGATCGATCTTCAGATATACAAAATGGCAGTAATGGAAGAGAAGCGCGAGATCCCTACGGCAATTATCCATTAAATGCTCAATTTGCCTTGGAGTATGTCACACAAAAAGGCATGCCCTACGAAGAGGATTATCCTTACACCGGATCTTTTGATCGCAGTGAACCAATAAAGGACACCTCAAAG TTGAACAAGGTTTATATTAGCAGTTTCTCATTCTTGGGATGTACGAGTGATGGCGAGGCAACAAAAGAAGCTATTTACCAGGCTCTTTTGAATGGAGGTCCCCTAATTGGAACGGTTGAACCAACCAGATTATTTTTCAATCTTAAGGGTGGGATCTTACGACCCGAGGATGACAGCGTAAGTAGTTACAACCCGAGCAACGGTGATTCTACGAGTGAAGGCGAGGCTGACGAGGCCGAGGAGGAGGCTGACGAGGCCGAGGAGGAGGCTGACGAGGCCGATGAGGAGGGCGATGAGGCCGATGAGGAGGGCGATAAGGCCGATGAGGAGGGTGATGAGGCCGAGGAGGAGGGCGATGAGGCCGAGGAGGAGGGCGATAAGGCTGATGAAGAGGGCGATGAGGCTGGCAGCCCCAAGTCTCAAAGTCACAACATTGACAATGTTGGAACTGGCGCAGACATCCTCGAGTCCGAAAGTCACAATAGTGACGATCCGGGAATTATATCACATCTGATTTTAGTTGTAGGCATGGATTTTGAGCGAAATACATTTCTTGTTCAGAACAGCCTTGGACGAAAATGGGGTATTGATGGAGTTGGAACAATGGACTGTGAGCTCGTATATGATATACTAGACATAGATATCAATGATGATAGGAATCGGGGTTTCGTTGGGCCAACTTCATCATCTTCGCATAAGCAACAAAGGGAGCTGAAGAGGTTAGGGAGAAGAACTATTTCAGGACAATGTCTCCCCCAAAAG ACTCCAGAGAGAGATTTTCGAATAAGAATTTCAGGGCTTGAGATCTATAATGAAAATGTAAAAGACTTGTTAAATTCTGATTCTGGGCATAATGCAAAGCTTCTAGATGATCCAGAG AAAGGAACTGTTGTAGAGAAATTGGTAGAAGAAACAGCAAATGATGACCAACATTTAAAAAGTTTGATCAGAATTTTTGAGG CACAAAGACAAGTAGGTGAAACTGCCCCAAATGATACTAGCTCAAGGTCTCACCAGATAATAAGGCTG ACAATTGAAAGCACACTCCGTGAAAATTCAAACTGTGTGAGGTCTTATGTTGCTAGATtg AACTTTGTAGATTTAGCCGGAAGTGAAAGAGCGTCACAAACAAATCCAGATGGGGTTAGGCTCAGAGAAGGATGCCATATTAACCTCAGTTTGATGACTCTTACAACTGTTATCAGGAAGCTCAG TGTTGGAAAAAGAAGCGGTCATATACCATATCGAGACTCAAAGCTCACACTCACATTACAGCACTCACTTGGTGATAATGCACGCACTGCCATCATATGCACGTTAAGTCCTGTGTCTGGCCATGTGGAGCAATCCCGAAATACACTTTTCTTTGCTACCCGAGCCAAGGAAGTGACAAATAATGCCCAAGTAAACATG GTTATATCTGACAAGCAGCTGATTAAGCATCTACAGAAGGAAGTAGCTAGATTAGAAGCAGCACGCACACCAGATCCATTAAGTGAAAAAGATTACAAAATTCAGCAG ATGGAGAAAGAAATTGAGGAACTGAGGATTCAAAGAGATCTTGCGCAGTCTCAGGTTGATGAGTTGCGACGAAAACTTCAAGAACCACAG GTTTTACAGCCGACCGAGTCCCGCAGTCCAAACGTGTTGCCAAGCTGCAATACCAAAAGCAATTACTTGTCTGCC
- the LOC135149931 gene encoding uncharacterized protein LOC135149931, producing MLTVFKTTITQFFRKYRKIEIKPVKLKSSQSGHNGEKSKQDPPLDIAQQPVIKTFPANTLEDMAPFLSQYALVMYNMDQVIKLDAEEGTSYLVTFTASLRDKSKIVETFETHICVPSLFPTMILEIRDISRRDLLATVPVEEQKGTKKLVAK from the exons ATGCTAACAGTTTTCAAAACAACAATAACACAGTTTTTTCGCAAATATCGAAAAATAGAGATTAAGCCTGTTAAGCTCAAATCTTCTCAGTCTGGTCACAATGGTGAAAAGTCTAAACAAGATCCGCCCCTTGATATTGCTCAACAACCCGTCATCAAAACATTCCCTGCT AACACTTTGGAAGATATGGCTCCTTTTCTCTCCCAGTATGCTCTTGTCATGTATAACATGGACCAG GTAATTAAACTTGATGCGGAGGAGGGTACTAGTTACCTTGTTACTTTCACAGCCTCCTTGCGTGATAAGAGCAAGATTGTTGAGACCTTCGAAACACATATATGTGTGCCTAGCCTCTTCCCAACTATGATCTTGGAAATAAGGGATATCAGTCGCAG GGATTTGCTTGCAACAGTGCCTGTGGAGGAGCAGAAGGGAACAAAGAAACTAGTTGCTAAATAA
- the LOC135149930 gene encoding uncharacterized protein LOC135149930, producing the protein MGRIRTKNDSRGSDKHGPGATRKGRRVHFYLGLPTEKIYDASKNKKLHPIYMDEYVCLTELAIRLYNIKEHTQFILVKLLKIVTAKGGCWINLITFEALSPRGDATVFKTTITQFFLKYKKIEIKSVELKSSQSGHNGEKSKQDPPLDIAQQPVIKTFPANTLEDMAPFLSQYALVNYDMDQSLERTGHIKREAFHNISSLKVVKVIKLDAEEGTSYLVTFTASLRDESKNVETFETHICVPSLFPTMILKVRDISRRDLLATVPVEEHKGTKKVVAK; encoded by the exons ATGGGGAGGATTCGCACAAAGAATGATTCTCGTGGGTCAGACAAACATGGACCGGGAGCGACGAGGAAGGGAAGGCGAGTACAC TTTTATCTTGGTCTACCTACGGAGAAAATTTACGATGCGTCGAAAAACAAGAAATTGCATCCCATCTATATGGATGAATATGTTTGTCTTACGGAGCTTGCTATTCGCCTTTACAATATCAAGGAG CATACACAATTCATCCTAGTCAAGCTGCTTAAGATAGTGACCGCGAAGGGTGGCTGTTGGATAAATCTTATCACTTTCGAAGCCCTGTCACCTCGTGGGGATGCTACAGTTTTCAAAACAACAATAACACAGttttttctcaaatataaaaaaatagagatTAAGTCTGTTGAGCTCAAATCTTCTCAGTCTGGTCACAATGGTGAAAAGTCTAAACAAGATCCGCCCCTTGATATTGCTCAACAACCCGTCATCAAAACATTCCCTGCT AACACTTTGGAAGATATGGCCCCTTTTCTCTCCCAGTATGCTCTTGTCAATTATGACATGGACCAG TCTCTTGAGCGTACAGGTCATATAAAAAGAGAGGCATTTCATAACATTTCCTCACTGAAAGTTGTCAAGGTAATTAAACTTGATGCGGAGGAGGGTACTAGTTACCTTGTTACTTTCACAGCCTCCTTGCGTGATGAGAGCAAGAATGTTGAGACCTTCGAAACACATATATGTGTGCCTAGCCTCTTCCCAACTATGATCTTGAAAGTAAGGGATATCAGTCGCAG GGATTTGCTTGCAACAGTGCCTGTGGAGGAGCACAAGGGAACAAAGAAAGTAGTTGCTAAATAA
- the LOC108205003 gene encoding F-box protein SKIP31, translated as MPPWEDDDEDESLARFLESELSDQEPEQTQEDEEKEGPAQKRPRMEVEADVTEERKLTSSPSPSQIRSPSSSRIVKCNSSGHRVEGGIDRVKSSRIDTGSFSKVPPELFHHILKFLSSEDLVSCSMVCRFLSFVASDESLWRHLYCMRWGLLRPKSNYRDCAWKKLYIQRDEEDMVEFVRNCPSEFKEYYIQMQTAKRSQAPIPSQDDRMIVDKTVADQVYTWKSSKGLIGQVATDHACSGKSCSYYQIGDVFVCEKTGNIHVCDDNCKDASVDPANGLLVCTISGHCFDRLMSPSDEMDQDADQQQDGITDEAEPFMGSGRFARAYLLGYNCADEKELEACLKFC; from the exons ATGCCACCTtgggaagatgatgatgaagatgaatcgcTCGCTCGATTCCTCGAATCTGAGCTCTCCGATCAG GAGCCAGAGCAGACACAAGAAGATGAGGAAAAGGAAGGGCCAGCACAGAAGAGGCCGCGCATGGAGGTTGAAGCTGATGTGACTGAGGAAAGGAAATTAACCAGTTCCCCTTCCCCAAGTCAAATTCGAAGTCCTTCCTCTTCAAGAATCGTCAAGTGTAATAGTAGTGGACATCGTGTCGAAGGTGGTATTGATAGAGTGAAATCAAGTAGAATAGATACTGGCTCGTTTAGCAAAGTGCCTCCGGAGTTATTCCATCACATCCTCAAGTTCCTCTCATCCGAG GATCTCGTTTCTTGCTCAATGGTCTGCAGATTTCTCAGCTTTGTTGCTTCTGATGAATCCCTCTGGCGTCACTT GTACTGCATGCGATGGGGTCTTCTACGACCAAAGAGTAATTATCGTGATTGTGCTTGGAAGAAGCTTTACATTCAG CGTGATGAAGAAGATATGGTTGAGTTTGTTAGAAATTGTCCATCTGAATTCAAAgagtattacatccaaatgcaGACGGCAAAGAGAAGCCAAGCACCTATTCCTTCTCAG GATGACCGTATGATTGTGGACAAGACAGTTGCTGATCAAGTCTATACGTGGAAGAGCAGTAAAGGTTTAATTGGTCAGGTGGCTACTGATCATGCGTGTTCCGGAAAGAGTTGCTCTTACTATCAGATAGGTGATGTTTTTGTATGTGAGAAGACAGGAAATATTCATG TGTGTGATGATAATTGCAAAGATGCTTCTGTCGATCCCGCAAATGGGCTACTAGTTTGTACAATATCTGGTCACTGTTTTGATAGATTGATGTCACCTTCTGATGAAATGGATCAAGACGCT GATCAGCAACAAGATGGTATTACAGATGAAGCTGAGCCATTCATGGGATCCGGCCGTTTCG CACGAGCTTATTTGTTGGGATATAACTGTGCTGACGAGAAAGAGTTAGAAGCTTGTTTGAAGTTTTGCTGA
- the LOC108200352 gene encoding uncharacterized protein LOC108200352 isoform X1, producing MSRNDIVIPIQVDTHNLSTPLSSVPSPDPSPLSTDAIIHHGDNAQELKAEGSWLWEQFSYLVYLTVFGIFGVLTRYGLQKLFGPEGVGAMKDKYYMYLDLPSNMVGSFLMGWFGVVFKANISRVSDQLAVGLTTGYLGSLTTFSGWNQKMLELGAEGEWVFVVLGYFIGLFLVAYSIIFGVETAQGFKWTLRKLSTSSQPGHFRSRSSLKADSSKIPMVVTVVLLVVVVLFYCLSGSLEWKEFNKGGSRAQLLSGPSGRILGPCAII from the exons ATGTCAAGGAATGATATTGTGATTCCCATCCAAGTGGACACGCATAATTTGTCTACCCCTTTGTCATCAGTACCATCACCAGATCCCTCTCCTCTTTCCACTGATGCAATAATACACCATGGAGACAATGCACAA GAATTAAAAGCGGAAGGTTCCTGGTTATGGGAGCAATTCTCTTACCTTGTGTATCTCACTGTATTTGGAATTTTCGGG GTTTTAACTAGGTATGGTCTGCAGAAACTGTTTGGCCCCGAAGGAGTTGGTGCCATGAAAGACAAATACTACATGTATCTTGACCTTCCATCTAATATG GTTGGTTCCTTCTTGATGGGCTGGTTTGGTGTTGTTTTCAAAGCTAACATATCACGCGTGTCAGATCAATTAGCCGTTGGATTGACAACTGGTTACTTAGGAAGCCTAACAACATTCAGCGGCTGGAATCAGAAAATGCTTGAACTCGGTGCTGAAGGAGAATGGGTATTTGTAGTTCTTGGTTATTTCATAG GGCTATTTCTTGTTGCCTATTCTATCATTTTCGGGgtagaaactgcccagggattcAAATGGACTTTGCGGAAGTTAAGCACAAGTTCTCAGCCAGGTCACTTTAGATCTAGATCAAGCTTGAAGGCTGATAGCTCCAAGATTCCCATGGTGGTTACGGTAGTGCTATTAGTAGTAGTTGTTCTGTTTTATTGTTTAAGTGGATCATTAGAGTGGAAAGAGTTTAACAAAGGTGGTTCTAGAGCTCAGCTTCTGTCAGGGCCGTCTGGGAGAATTTTGGGGCCCTGTGCTATAATATGA
- the LOC108200352 gene encoding uncharacterized protein LOC108200352 isoform X2 — protein sequence MSRNDIVIPIQVDTHNLSTPLSSVPSPDPSPLSTDAIIHHGDNAQELKAEGSWLWEQFSYLVYLTVFGIFGKLFGPEGVGAMKDKYYMYLDLPSNMVGSFLMGWFGVVFKANISRVSDQLAVGLTTGYLGSLTTFSGWNQKMLELGAEGEWVFVVLGYFIGLFLVAYSIIFGVETAQGFKWTLRKLSTSSQPGHFRSRSSLKADSSKIPMVVTVVLLVVVVLFYCLSGSLEWKEFNKGGSRAQLLSGPSGRILGPCAII from the exons ATGTCAAGGAATGATATTGTGATTCCCATCCAAGTGGACACGCATAATTTGTCTACCCCTTTGTCATCAGTACCATCACCAGATCCCTCTCCTCTTTCCACTGATGCAATAATACACCATGGAGACAATGCACAA GAATTAAAAGCGGAAGGTTCCTGGTTATGGGAGCAATTCTCTTACCTTGTGTATCTCACTGTATTTGGAATTTTCGGG AAACTGTTTGGCCCCGAAGGAGTTGGTGCCATGAAAGACAAATACTACATGTATCTTGACCTTCCATCTAATATG GTTGGTTCCTTCTTGATGGGCTGGTTTGGTGTTGTTTTCAAAGCTAACATATCACGCGTGTCAGATCAATTAGCCGTTGGATTGACAACTGGTTACTTAGGAAGCCTAACAACATTCAGCGGCTGGAATCAGAAAATGCTTGAACTCGGTGCTGAAGGAGAATGGGTATTTGTAGTTCTTGGTTATTTCATAG GGCTATTTCTTGTTGCCTATTCTATCATTTTCGGGgtagaaactgcccagggattcAAATGGACTTTGCGGAAGTTAAGCACAAGTTCTCAGCCAGGTCACTTTAGATCTAGATCAAGCTTGAAGGCTGATAGCTCCAAGATTCCCATGGTGGTTACGGTAGTGCTATTAGTAGTAGTTGTTCTGTTTTATTGTTTAAGTGGATCATTAGAGTGGAAAGAGTTTAACAAAGGTGGTTCTAGAGCTCAGCTTCTGTCAGGGCCGTCTGGGAGAATTTTGGGGCCCTGTGCTATAATATGA
- the LOC135150624 gene encoding uncharacterized protein LOC135150624, producing the protein MVGPLGVWIRWFLAKKLNGQGLGKNGFLKWLPFGTLTANVSAACVMALFAILKKAVNTQNFDTVAGGIQLGLMGCLSTVSTFIAEFHNMRESDQPWRAYAYAMVTILASFILGTLIYSIPFWINDYD; encoded by the exons ATGGTTGGACCTCTCGGTGTGTGGATACGATGGTTCTTAGCGAAAAAACTCAATGGGCAGGGCCTGGGGAAAAATGGCTTCTTGAAATGGCTGCCATTCGGTACTTTGACAGCAAATGTCTCTGCAGCTTGTGTTATGGCCCTTTTCGCCATACTTAAGAAAGCG GTGAATACCCAGAATTTCGATACAGTTGCAGGAGGGATACAGCTCGGACTTATGGGTTGCTTGAGCACGGTTTCAACTTTCATTGCTGAGTTCCATAACATGAGAGAAAGCGATCAGCCCTGGAGAGCCTACGCGTATGCCATGGTTACAATTCTTGCGTCGTTCATTCTAGGCACTCTTATATACTCTATACCTTTCTGGATCAATGATTATGATTGA